The proteins below are encoded in one region of Gadus macrocephalus chromosome 14, ASM3116895v1:
- the LOC132471831 gene encoding kinesin-like protein KIF23 isoform X4 has translation MQRQGKAKTPRRPGHKKTSNTEKDPVGVYCRIRPLGADDEECCVEMISNTTIQLHPPDGLKANRNGDFKETQYSFKKVFGIQTTQKELFEDVAKPLIEDLIQCKNGLLFTYGVTGSGKTFTMTGSPGQGGLLPRSLDMLFNSISPYQAKRYVFKPDDKNGLEIQSQVDALLERQKRENMQSVPKTPVSRQKADPEFADMISPEQACKYDSVDEDSSYSVFVSYIEIYNNYIYDLLEDAPFDPIRPKWLGGGTPVRNTEFVTPQSKILREDQNHNMYVAGCVEVEVKSTEEAFEVFWKGQKKRRIANTQLNRESSRSHSVFIVKLAQAPLDADGDHILQDKNQVNVSQLCLVDLAGSERTSRTRAEGNRLREAGNINQSLMTLRTCIEVLRENQMCGTNKMVPYRDSKVTHLFKNYFDGEGKVRMIVCVNPKADDYDETMLVMRFAEMTQEVEVARPVDRAIYALPAGRRHRNQAFKEELSRRLEERGGPSNPDDPELMNQLIDSLPALPACELLDATDDQTLPRLVEVLERRHRIRQMMTKQFSKAAITLKSMLQDFDSNFSAKENFIHDQRGKLGEKDKVISSQKTELERLENKSKTLEYKIDILQKTTNIYEEDKRSLQQELETREQRLHRELSERKRMEQRMQGMVADTKHKWEKECERRVNAKQLEMQNQLWVKDEKLKQLKAIVTESSSGSAGGGPTERPDKPQRPSREKDRPATQKRSASPSPMPDFSQAPPRQNPGNVRAAQDLYHGPPSSTSCSSLSVASCISDWEHRIPLDSRQDRQPETPQYGSRKNPGPYCGGSSSVGRRRGRHWAADGENPTTSPAYELDLESGIRTAPPVHQRHRRSHSTGGEKWVDHTPSTNLELDTVMQPIIPNAIKVSAPSEKALAKCHKYVLTHQELASDGEIHTKLIKGDVFKTRGGGQAVQFTDIETLKQECPTASSRKRRSGSGTDDQENRVPAASSSHVYQKRRKP, from the exons ATGCAGCGACAAGG AAAGGCGAAGACTCCCCGGCGTCCCGGCCATAAGAAGACGTCAAACACAGAGAAAGATCCAGTTGGG GTGTACTGCCGGATACGTCCACTTGGAGCAGATGATGAAGAATGTTGTGTTGAAATGATCAGTAACACCACTATTCAGCTGCATCCCCCTGACGGCCTTAAAGCAAACCGAAATGGTGACTTCAAAGAA aCTCAGTACTCGTTCAAAAAGGTTTTTGGAATTCAAACAACCCAAAAGGAGCTGTTTGAGGATGTGGCCAAGCCACTGATTGAGGACCTCATTCAGTGTAAGAATG GTCTGCTGTTTACATATGGCGTCACTGGAAGCGGCAAGACCTTCACCATGACGGGCTCACCAGGACAAGGAGGGCTTCTGCCCCGCTCCCTGGACATGCTCTTCAACAGCATCAGCCCCTACCAGGCCAAGAGATAT GTGTTTAAACCTGATGATAAAAATGGATTGGAGATCCAAAGCCAAGTGGATGCCCTACTGGAGAGACAGAAGAGGGAAAACATGCAGTCTGTCCCAAAAACACCCGTGTCAAG ACAAAAGGCTGACCCGGAGTTTGCAGACATGATCAGTCCAGAGCAGGCGTGTAAATATGACAGCGTGGATGAGGACAGCTCCTACAGTGTTTTTGTGTCCTACATTGAGATCTACAACAACTACATCTATGATCTCCTAGAGGATGCTCCATTCGATCCCATCAGACCAAA GTGGCTTGGTGGAGGCACACCTGTACGGAACActgagtttgt AACTCCCCAGTCCAAGATTTTGCGTGAAGATCAGAATCATAACATGTACGTTGCTGGCTgtgtagaggtggaggtgaagtcCACTGAGGAGGCCTTTGAAGTCTTTTGGAAGG GTCAAAAGAAACGAAGAATCGCAAATACACAGCTGAACCGCGAGTCCAGTCGCTCTCACAGTGTGTTCATCGTGAAGCTGGCTCAGGCTCCTCTTGACGCAGATGGAGACCACATTTTACAA GATAAGAACCAAGTGAACGTGAGCCAGCTGTGTCTGGTGGACTTGGCTGGTAGTGAACGCACTAGCAGAACCAGAGCCGAGGGTAACCGCCTACGAGAAGCAG GCAACATCAACCAATCCTTGATGACACTGCGCACATGCATAGAAGTACTAAGAGAGAATCAAATGTGTGGAACAAATAAG ATGGTGCCATACAGAGACTCCAAAGTAACACATCTGTTCAAAAACTACTTTGACGGAGAGGGAAAAGTCAGGATGATTGTCTGTGTCAACCCCAAAGCTGATGATTATGATGAAACTATG TTGGTGATGCGCTTTGCGGAGATGActcaggaagtggaggtagCCCGTCCTGTTGACCGGGCAATATATGCTCTTCCAGCTGGTCGCAGACACAGGAACCAGGCCTTCAAGGAAGAGCTGTCCCGCCGTCTCGAAGAGCGAGGGGGCCCATCAAATCCTG ACGACCCAGAACTGATGAACCAGCTCATTGACAGTCTCCCAGCCCTCCCGGCATGTGAACTGCTCGACGCAACCGATGACCAGACCCTGCCTCGCCTCGTTGAGGTCCTGGAGAGGAGGCATCGCATCCGCCAGATGATGACCAAGCAGTTCAGCAAAGCAG CAATCACACTGAAGTCCATGCTGCAGGACTTCGATAGCAATTTTTCTGCCAAAGAGAACTTCATCCATGATCAGCGAGGCAAACTGGGCGAGAAGGACAAAGTCATATCCAGTCAGAAGACTGAGCTGGAACGTTTGGAAAACAAATCCAAAACGCTTGAGTACAAG ATTGACATCCTGCAGAAGACCACCAACATCTATGAGGAGGACAAGCGGTCCCTCCAGCAGGAGCTGGAGACGCGGGAGCAGAGGCTACATCGGGAGCTGTCCGAGAGGAAGCGCATGGAGCAGCGCATGCAGGGCATGGTTGCTGACACAAAACACAAGTGGGAGAAGGAGTGT GAGCGGCGAGTGAACGCTAAACAGCTGGAGATGCAGAACCAGTTGTGGGTGAAGGACGAGAAGCTGAAGCAGCTCAAGGCCATTGTGACGGAGAGCAGCAGCGGCTCTGCAGGCGGTGGTCCCACAGAGCGTCCAGACAAACCTCAAAGGCCATCCAGGGAGAAAGACCGCCCAGCGACTCAGAAGAGATCGGCCTCACCATCGCCGATGCCT GACTTCAGTCAAGCCCCTCCCCGCCAAAACCCAGGCAATGTTAGGGCAGCTCAAGATCTTTATCAcggccctccctcctccacatcCTGCTCTAGTCTCTCAGTAGCCTCCTGCATCTCTGACTGGGAGCACAGAATTCCCCTAGACTCCAGGCAGGATAGGCAGCCTGAGACCCCCCAGTACGGGAGCCGGAAGAACCCCGGTCCCTACTGTGGTGGAAGCAGCAGTGTGGGTCGCAGGAGAGGCCGGCACTGGGCCGCAGACGGCGAGAACCCTACCACGTCTCCGGCCTATGAGCTAGACCTAGAGTCAGGCATAAGG ACTGCCCCCCCAGTTCATCAGCGGCACAGACGTTCACATTCCACGGGTGGGGAGAAATGGGTAGACCACACACCGTCGACTAATTTGGAGCTAGACACTGTGATGCAGCCAATCATACCCAATGCAATCAAGGTGTCGGCCCCCAGTGAGAAAGCCCTGGCTAAATGCCACAAATACGTGCTCACCCATCAGGAGCTTGCCTCTGATGGGGAGATTCACACCAAGCTGATTAAG GGCGATGTGTTTAAGACAAGGGGAGGGGGTCAAGCGGTGCAATTCACCGACATCGAGACACTGAAACAGGAGTGCCCAACTGCTTCAAG TCGTAagaggaggtctggctctggaacTGATGACCAGGAGAACAGG GTGCCTGCGGCTAGTTCAAGTCATGTCTACCAAAA ACGGAGAAAGCCTTAG
- the LOC132471831 gene encoding kinesin-like protein KIF23 isoform X3: protein MQRQGKAKTPRRPGHKKTSNTEKDPVGVYCRIRPLGADDEECCVEMISNTTIQLHPPDGLKANRNGDFKETQYSFKKVFGIQTTQKELFEDVAKPLIEDLIQCKNGLLFTYGVTGSGKTFTMTGSPGQGGLLPRSLDMLFNSISPYQAKRYVFKPDDKNGLEIQSQVDALLERQKRENMQSVPKTPVSSRQKADPEFADMISPEQACKYDSVDEDSSYSVFVSYIEIYNNYIYDLLEDAPFDPIRPKWLGGGTPVRNTEFVTPQSKILREDQNHNMYVAGCVEVEVKSTEEAFEVFWKGQKKRRIANTQLNRESSRSHSVFIVKLAQAPLDADGDHILQDKNQVNVSQLCLVDLAGSERTSRTRAEGNRLREAGNINQSLMTLRTCIEVLRENQMCGTNKMVPYRDSKVTHLFKNYFDGEGKVRMIVCVNPKADDYDETMLVMRFAEMTQEVEVARPVDRAIYALPAGRRHRNQAFKEELSRRLEERGGPSNPDDPELMNQLIDSLPALPACELLDATDDQTLPRLVEVLERRHRIRQMMTKQFSKAAITLKSMLQDFDSNFSAKENFIHDQRGKLGEKDKVISSQKTELERLENKSKTLEYKIDILQKTTNIYEEDKRSLQQELETREQRLHRELSERKRMEQRMQGMVADTKHKWEKECERRVNAKQLEMQNQLWVKDEKLKQLKAIVTESSSGSAGGGPTERPDKPQRPSREKDRPATQKRSASPSPMPDFSQAPPRQNPGNVRAAQDLYHGPPSSTSCSSLSVASCISDWEHRIPLDSRQDRQPETPQYGSRKNPGPYCGGSSSVGRRRGRHWAADGENPTTSPAYELDLESGIRTAPPVHQRHRRSHSTGGEKWVDHTPSTNLELDTVMQPIIPNAIKVSAPSEKALAKCHKYVLTHQELASDGEIHTKLIKGDVFKTRGGGQAVQFTDIETLKQECPTASSRKRRSGSGTDDQENRVPAASSSHVYQKRRKP from the exons ATGCAGCGACAAGG AAAGGCGAAGACTCCCCGGCGTCCCGGCCATAAGAAGACGTCAAACACAGAGAAAGATCCAGTTGGG GTGTACTGCCGGATACGTCCACTTGGAGCAGATGATGAAGAATGTTGTGTTGAAATGATCAGTAACACCACTATTCAGCTGCATCCCCCTGACGGCCTTAAAGCAAACCGAAATGGTGACTTCAAAGAA aCTCAGTACTCGTTCAAAAAGGTTTTTGGAATTCAAACAACCCAAAAGGAGCTGTTTGAGGATGTGGCCAAGCCACTGATTGAGGACCTCATTCAGTGTAAGAATG GTCTGCTGTTTACATATGGCGTCACTGGAAGCGGCAAGACCTTCACCATGACGGGCTCACCAGGACAAGGAGGGCTTCTGCCCCGCTCCCTGGACATGCTCTTCAACAGCATCAGCCCCTACCAGGCCAAGAGATAT GTGTTTAAACCTGATGATAAAAATGGATTGGAGATCCAAAGCCAAGTGGATGCCCTACTGGAGAGACAGAAGAGGGAAAACATGCAGTCTGTCCCAAAAACACCCGTGTCAAG CAGACAAAAGGCTGACCCGGAGTTTGCAGACATGATCAGTCCAGAGCAGGCGTGTAAATATGACAGCGTGGATGAGGACAGCTCCTACAGTGTTTTTGTGTCCTACATTGAGATCTACAACAACTACATCTATGATCTCCTAGAGGATGCTCCATTCGATCCCATCAGACCAAA GTGGCTTGGTGGAGGCACACCTGTACGGAACActgagtttgt AACTCCCCAGTCCAAGATTTTGCGTGAAGATCAGAATCATAACATGTACGTTGCTGGCTgtgtagaggtggaggtgaagtcCACTGAGGAGGCCTTTGAAGTCTTTTGGAAGG GTCAAAAGAAACGAAGAATCGCAAATACACAGCTGAACCGCGAGTCCAGTCGCTCTCACAGTGTGTTCATCGTGAAGCTGGCTCAGGCTCCTCTTGACGCAGATGGAGACCACATTTTACAA GATAAGAACCAAGTGAACGTGAGCCAGCTGTGTCTGGTGGACTTGGCTGGTAGTGAACGCACTAGCAGAACCAGAGCCGAGGGTAACCGCCTACGAGAAGCAG GCAACATCAACCAATCCTTGATGACACTGCGCACATGCATAGAAGTACTAAGAGAGAATCAAATGTGTGGAACAAATAAG ATGGTGCCATACAGAGACTCCAAAGTAACACATCTGTTCAAAAACTACTTTGACGGAGAGGGAAAAGTCAGGATGATTGTCTGTGTCAACCCCAAAGCTGATGATTATGATGAAACTATG TTGGTGATGCGCTTTGCGGAGATGActcaggaagtggaggtagCCCGTCCTGTTGACCGGGCAATATATGCTCTTCCAGCTGGTCGCAGACACAGGAACCAGGCCTTCAAGGAAGAGCTGTCCCGCCGTCTCGAAGAGCGAGGGGGCCCATCAAATCCTG ACGACCCAGAACTGATGAACCAGCTCATTGACAGTCTCCCAGCCCTCCCGGCATGTGAACTGCTCGACGCAACCGATGACCAGACCCTGCCTCGCCTCGTTGAGGTCCTGGAGAGGAGGCATCGCATCCGCCAGATGATGACCAAGCAGTTCAGCAAAGCAG CAATCACACTGAAGTCCATGCTGCAGGACTTCGATAGCAATTTTTCTGCCAAAGAGAACTTCATCCATGATCAGCGAGGCAAACTGGGCGAGAAGGACAAAGTCATATCCAGTCAGAAGACTGAGCTGGAACGTTTGGAAAACAAATCCAAAACGCTTGAGTACAAG ATTGACATCCTGCAGAAGACCACCAACATCTATGAGGAGGACAAGCGGTCCCTCCAGCAGGAGCTGGAGACGCGGGAGCAGAGGCTACATCGGGAGCTGTCCGAGAGGAAGCGCATGGAGCAGCGCATGCAGGGCATGGTTGCTGACACAAAACACAAGTGGGAGAAGGAGTGT GAGCGGCGAGTGAACGCTAAACAGCTGGAGATGCAGAACCAGTTGTGGGTGAAGGACGAGAAGCTGAAGCAGCTCAAGGCCATTGTGACGGAGAGCAGCAGCGGCTCTGCAGGCGGTGGTCCCACAGAGCGTCCAGACAAACCTCAAAGGCCATCCAGGGAGAAAGACCGCCCAGCGACTCAGAAGAGATCGGCCTCACCATCGCCGATGCCT GACTTCAGTCAAGCCCCTCCCCGCCAAAACCCAGGCAATGTTAGGGCAGCTCAAGATCTTTATCAcggccctccctcctccacatcCTGCTCTAGTCTCTCAGTAGCCTCCTGCATCTCTGACTGGGAGCACAGAATTCCCCTAGACTCCAGGCAGGATAGGCAGCCTGAGACCCCCCAGTACGGGAGCCGGAAGAACCCCGGTCCCTACTGTGGTGGAAGCAGCAGTGTGGGTCGCAGGAGAGGCCGGCACTGGGCCGCAGACGGCGAGAACCCTACCACGTCTCCGGCCTATGAGCTAGACCTAGAGTCAGGCATAAGG ACTGCCCCCCCAGTTCATCAGCGGCACAGACGTTCACATTCCACGGGTGGGGAGAAATGGGTAGACCACACACCGTCGACTAATTTGGAGCTAGACACTGTGATGCAGCCAATCATACCCAATGCAATCAAGGTGTCGGCCCCCAGTGAGAAAGCCCTGGCTAAATGCCACAAATACGTGCTCACCCATCAGGAGCTTGCCTCTGATGGGGAGATTCACACCAAGCTGATTAAG GGCGATGTGTTTAAGACAAGGGGAGGGGGTCAAGCGGTGCAATTCACCGACATCGAGACACTGAAACAGGAGTGCCCAACTGCTTCAAG TCGTAagaggaggtctggctctggaacTGATGACCAGGAGAACAGG GTGCCTGCGGCTAGTTCAAGTCATGTCTACCAAAA ACGGAGAAAGCCTTAG
- the LOC132471831 gene encoding kinesin-like protein KIF23 isoform X7 — protein sequence MQRQGKAKTPRRPGHKKTSNTEKDPVGVYCRIRPLGADDEECCVEMISNTTIQLHPPDGLKANRNGDFKETQYSFKKVFGIQTTQKELFEDVAKPLIEDLIQCKNGLLFTYGVTGSGKTFTMTGSPGQGGLLPRSLDMLFNSISPYQAKRYVFKPDDKNGLEIQSQVDALLERQKRENMQSVPKTPVSSRQKADPEFADMISPEQACKYDSVDEDSSYSVFVSYIEIYNNYIYDLLEDAPFDPIRPKWLGGGTPVRNTEFVTPQSKILREDQNHNMYVAGCVEVEVKSTEEAFEVFWKGQKKRRIANTQLNRESSRSHSVFIVKLAQAPLDADGDHILQDKNQVNVSQLCLVDLAGSERTSRTRAEGNRLREAGNINQSLMTLRTCIEVLRENQMCGTNKMVPYRDSKVTHLFKNYFDGEGKVRMIVCVNPKADDYDETMLVMRFAEMTQEVEVARPVDRAIYALPAGRRHRNQAFKEELSRRLEERGGPSNPDDPELMNQLIDSLPALPACELLDATDDQTLPRLVEVLERRHRIRQMMTKQFSKAAITLKSMLQDFDSNFSAKENFIHDQRGKLGEKDKVISSQKTELERLENKSKTLEYKIDILQKTTNIYEEDKRSLQQELETREQRLHRELSERKRMEQRMQGMVADTKHKWEKECERRVNAKQLEMQNQLWVKDEKLKQLKAIVTESSSGSAGGGPTERPDKPQRPSREKDRPATQKRSASPSPMPDFSQAPPRQNPGNVRAAQDLYHGPPSSTSCSSLSVASCISDWEHRIPLDSRQDRQPETPQYGSRKNPGPYCGGSSSVGRRRGRHWAADGENPTTSPAYELDLESGIRGDVFKTRGGGQAVQFTDIETLKQECPTASSSRKRRSGSGTDDQENRVPAASSSHVYQKRRKP from the exons ATGCAGCGACAAGG AAAGGCGAAGACTCCCCGGCGTCCCGGCCATAAGAAGACGTCAAACACAGAGAAAGATCCAGTTGGG GTGTACTGCCGGATACGTCCACTTGGAGCAGATGATGAAGAATGTTGTGTTGAAATGATCAGTAACACCACTATTCAGCTGCATCCCCCTGACGGCCTTAAAGCAAACCGAAATGGTGACTTCAAAGAA aCTCAGTACTCGTTCAAAAAGGTTTTTGGAATTCAAACAACCCAAAAGGAGCTGTTTGAGGATGTGGCCAAGCCACTGATTGAGGACCTCATTCAGTGTAAGAATG GTCTGCTGTTTACATATGGCGTCACTGGAAGCGGCAAGACCTTCACCATGACGGGCTCACCAGGACAAGGAGGGCTTCTGCCCCGCTCCCTGGACATGCTCTTCAACAGCATCAGCCCCTACCAGGCCAAGAGATAT GTGTTTAAACCTGATGATAAAAATGGATTGGAGATCCAAAGCCAAGTGGATGCCCTACTGGAGAGACAGAAGAGGGAAAACATGCAGTCTGTCCCAAAAACACCCGTGTCAAG CAGACAAAAGGCTGACCCGGAGTTTGCAGACATGATCAGTCCAGAGCAGGCGTGTAAATATGACAGCGTGGATGAGGACAGCTCCTACAGTGTTTTTGTGTCCTACATTGAGATCTACAACAACTACATCTATGATCTCCTAGAGGATGCTCCATTCGATCCCATCAGACCAAA GTGGCTTGGTGGAGGCACACCTGTACGGAACActgagtttgt AACTCCCCAGTCCAAGATTTTGCGTGAAGATCAGAATCATAACATGTACGTTGCTGGCTgtgtagaggtggaggtgaagtcCACTGAGGAGGCCTTTGAAGTCTTTTGGAAGG GTCAAAAGAAACGAAGAATCGCAAATACACAGCTGAACCGCGAGTCCAGTCGCTCTCACAGTGTGTTCATCGTGAAGCTGGCTCAGGCTCCTCTTGACGCAGATGGAGACCACATTTTACAA GATAAGAACCAAGTGAACGTGAGCCAGCTGTGTCTGGTGGACTTGGCTGGTAGTGAACGCACTAGCAGAACCAGAGCCGAGGGTAACCGCCTACGAGAAGCAG GCAACATCAACCAATCCTTGATGACACTGCGCACATGCATAGAAGTACTAAGAGAGAATCAAATGTGTGGAACAAATAAG ATGGTGCCATACAGAGACTCCAAAGTAACACATCTGTTCAAAAACTACTTTGACGGAGAGGGAAAAGTCAGGATGATTGTCTGTGTCAACCCCAAAGCTGATGATTATGATGAAACTATG TTGGTGATGCGCTTTGCGGAGATGActcaggaagtggaggtagCCCGTCCTGTTGACCGGGCAATATATGCTCTTCCAGCTGGTCGCAGACACAGGAACCAGGCCTTCAAGGAAGAGCTGTCCCGCCGTCTCGAAGAGCGAGGGGGCCCATCAAATCCTG ACGACCCAGAACTGATGAACCAGCTCATTGACAGTCTCCCAGCCCTCCCGGCATGTGAACTGCTCGACGCAACCGATGACCAGACCCTGCCTCGCCTCGTTGAGGTCCTGGAGAGGAGGCATCGCATCCGCCAGATGATGACCAAGCAGTTCAGCAAAGCAG CAATCACACTGAAGTCCATGCTGCAGGACTTCGATAGCAATTTTTCTGCCAAAGAGAACTTCATCCATGATCAGCGAGGCAAACTGGGCGAGAAGGACAAAGTCATATCCAGTCAGAAGACTGAGCTGGAACGTTTGGAAAACAAATCCAAAACGCTTGAGTACAAG ATTGACATCCTGCAGAAGACCACCAACATCTATGAGGAGGACAAGCGGTCCCTCCAGCAGGAGCTGGAGACGCGGGAGCAGAGGCTACATCGGGAGCTGTCCGAGAGGAAGCGCATGGAGCAGCGCATGCAGGGCATGGTTGCTGACACAAAACACAAGTGGGAGAAGGAGTGT GAGCGGCGAGTGAACGCTAAACAGCTGGAGATGCAGAACCAGTTGTGGGTGAAGGACGAGAAGCTGAAGCAGCTCAAGGCCATTGTGACGGAGAGCAGCAGCGGCTCTGCAGGCGGTGGTCCCACAGAGCGTCCAGACAAACCTCAAAGGCCATCCAGGGAGAAAGACCGCCCAGCGACTCAGAAGAGATCGGCCTCACCATCGCCGATGCCT GACTTCAGTCAAGCCCCTCCCCGCCAAAACCCAGGCAATGTTAGGGCAGCTCAAGATCTTTATCAcggccctccctcctccacatcCTGCTCTAGTCTCTCAGTAGCCTCCTGCATCTCTGACTGGGAGCACAGAATTCCCCTAGACTCCAGGCAGGATAGGCAGCCTGAGACCCCCCAGTACGGGAGCCGGAAGAACCCCGGTCCCTACTGTGGTGGAAGCAGCAGTGTGGGTCGCAGGAGAGGCCGGCACTGGGCCGCAGACGGCGAGAACCCTACCACGTCTCCGGCCTATGAGCTAGACCTAGAGTCAGGCATAAGG GGCGATGTGTTTAAGACAAGGGGAGGGGGTCAAGCGGTGCAATTCACCGACATCGAGACACTGAAACAGGAGTGCCCAACTGCTTCAAG tagTCGTAagaggaggtctggctctggaacTGATGACCAGGAGAACAGG GTGCCTGCGGCTAGTTCAAGTCATGTCTACCAAAA ACGGAGAAAGCCTTAG